In Gigantopelta aegis isolate Gae_Host chromosome 6, Gae_host_genome, whole genome shotgun sequence, the following are encoded in one genomic region:
- the LOC121375261 gene encoding EF-hand calcium-binding domain-containing protein 14-like isoform X1 translates to MKKRRELDALVGNGKLPRRKSKSGHELLRSDDSDSSEVEEFSVQVGKKSDRKWAGFCSCSTCLGLTGFVILMVCFITCTGLIWMHFELKQELDSLRNRIATVENHGQMGLEDLQDIKRQLQNLNRTVQAFKKDNVDMTKKINLISEKIVAVSSDTEKLKESLETAPELKDLPKLVDTLSESLAGLGSELQTTKGTVDQLKTNSDKTSTEIKHLADRVVALEVSSNRTLSGRESVIPGKMSTVVDVGQTVSDLRHGIYEVNHTLRSAVSALSQRIVQLETAKNSSAVTDGKLGFLLTKVENMTSSVTKIKQLYQQVQENKGDQNVTKASQPTAEDFTEFKEQTQLRFQGLNGTVVRLMGDMSNLYLQFTRNSNSLVNISAHVDGILRHLASVTTQNENATWEQHHVTNFHEMNNKTTTTTAQPSTSMSLKDILTSTQPDSKTISITVPGSGESIDSMDKLDRYFNRWDVKGNGLVDPKGLSNFLGPAAPSEDDLKPFDENGDGKYSLEEFANALGITDFGTTDRT, encoded by the exons atgGGCTGGATTTTGCTCATGTTCCACCTGTCTCGGCTTGACAGGTTTTGTCATTCTCATGGTCTGTTTTATCACTTGCACTGGATTAATATGGATGCATTTTGAACTTAAACAAGAGCTTGATAGTCTTAGGAATCGAATTGCAACAG TTGAGAACCATGGTCAAATGGGTTTGGAAGACCTTCAGGACATTAAGCGGCAGTTACAAAACTTGAACCGAACTGTGCAAGCTTTCAAGAAAGATAATGTGGAcatgacaaaaaaaattaatttaatttctgaAAAA ATAGTAGCAGTGTCTTCAGATACTGAAAAATTAAAGGAAAGTCTGGAAACGGCACCAGAGCTAAAGGATTTACCTAAGTTAGTTGATACCCTGTCAGAG AGTTTGGCCGGCTTGGGAAGTGAGCTGCAGACAACAAAAGGCACAGTTGATCAGTTGAAAACAAACTCGGACAAAACATCAACGGAAATAAAACATCTAGCTGACAGGGTAGTGGCTCTTGAG GTATCCTCAAACAGAACTCTTTCTGGTAGAGAAAGTGTCATTCCTGGCAAAATGTCAACGGTAGTGGATGTTGGACAG ACTGTCAGTGATCTAAGGCATGGGATTTACGAGGTGAACCACACTTTACGGTCAGCCGTCAGTGCTCTGTCACAAAGAATCGTACAACTAGAG ACTGCTAAAAACTCGTCAGCTGTGACAGACGGAAAGCTGGGTTTTCTCCTGACTAAAGTTGAAAACATGACCAGCAGTGTGACCAAGATCAAACAGTTATACCAGcag GTACAAGAAAACAAAGGTGACCAAAATGTTACCAAAGCCTCACAACCTACTGCTGAAGACTTTACTGAATTCAAAGAACAAACCCAGTTACGATTCCAG GGACTAAATGGCACAGTGGTCAGACTGATGGGGGACATGAGCAACCTGTATTTGCAGTTCACTCGGAACAGTAACAGCCTCGTCAATATATCCGCTCATGTCGATGGCATTCTTCGCCATCTGGCTTCTGTCACCACTCAGAATG AGAATGCGACTTGGGAACAGCACCATGTTACAAACTTTCATGAAATGAATAATAAGACTACCACAACCACAG CCCAGCCGTCAACTTCGATGAGTCTTAAAGACATCCTAACATCCACTCAGCCCgattctaagactatatcaatCACTGTGCCGGGTTCAGGGGAATCCATAGACAGCATGGACA AACTGGATAGGTACTTCAACCGGTGGGATGTGAAAGGTAACGGTCTAGTAGATCCCAAAGGCTTGTCAAACTTCCTTGGGCCAGCTGCCCCCTCTGAAGATGACCTTAAGCCTTTTGACGAAAATGGTGACGGAAAGTATTCCTTAGAAGAATTTGCCAATGCACTAGGAATCACAGACTTCGGAACCACAGACCGTACCTG A